The proteins below are encoded in one region of Sphingobium yanoikuyae:
- a CDS encoding MucR family transcriptional regulator, producing the protein MADTEQPDLTAMTVQLLSAYFSNNQVPAGDIAGIIEATRGALEGKAEAEAPAPVEHVPAVSVRKSLASREHIISMIDGKPYKTLKRHLATNGLTPAEYRERYKLPRDYPMVAPAYSEHRRAVAAKLGLGRKAGETAQKEGSVTEQAVQEAAPTPAPVKEQKPKRAPGKASAVKQGDEALGVTSGQTPESAPASAPEKPKRSRAKGANAKPTIEAPVIAVETPEAAPMASVTPAVSAAAAPAPVPVPVPAPAPRKAKGAATKSVAKKPAAKKASPKASSGAKKPAAAKEAAAPSTTPETQTPEAAKMESSTPAPKKKKLGIVTDAKSTTSPKAKTSSKRTNAAKKDAAKVDTPASAE; encoded by the coding sequence GTGGCCGATACCGAGCAGCCCGATCTCACTGCAATGACCGTGCAGTTACTGAGCGCCTATTTCTCGAACAACCAGGTGCCGGCCGGCGACATCGCCGGGATCATCGAAGCGACACGCGGCGCCCTCGAAGGAAAGGCCGAAGCCGAAGCGCCCGCGCCGGTGGAGCATGTTCCTGCCGTATCGGTGCGCAAGAGCCTGGCCTCGCGCGAGCACATCATCAGCATGATCGACGGCAAGCCATACAAGACGCTGAAACGGCATCTGGCGACCAACGGGCTGACCCCGGCCGAGTATCGCGAGCGCTACAAGCTCCCGCGGGACTATCCGATGGTGGCTCCCGCCTATTCCGAGCACCGCCGTGCTGTCGCTGCTAAGCTGGGCCTGGGAAGAAAGGCTGGCGAAACGGCACAGAAGGAAGGGTCCGTCACCGAACAGGCCGTACAGGAGGCAGCGCCGACGCCGGCCCCGGTGAAGGAACAGAAGCCGAAACGTGCGCCCGGCAAGGCCAGCGCGGTAAAGCAGGGTGACGAGGCCCTTGGTGTTACATCCGGGCAAACGCCGGAATCAGCGCCTGCATCGGCGCCGGAAAAGCCCAAGCGCTCGCGCGCGAAAGGGGCTAACGCCAAGCCGACCATCGAGGCTCCCGTGATCGCCGTCGAGACGCCGGAAGCCGCACCCATGGCATCGGTCACACCGGCTGTCTCGGCTGCGGCCGCACCTGCGCCTGTGCCTGTGCCTGTGCCAGCACCCGCGCCCAGAAAGGCGAAGGGTGCAGCCACAAAGTCTGTCGCAAAGAAACCGGCGGCGAAGAAGGCATCCCCGAAAGCATCCAGCGGTGCGAAGAAGCCCGCCGCTGCCAAGGAAGCTGCCGCCCCGTCGACCACTCCGGAAACCCAGACTCCTGAAGCTGCGAAAATGGAATCGTCCACGCCTGCCCCCAAGAAGAAGAAGCTCGGGATCGTCACTGACGCTAAGTCCACCACATCGCCGAAAGCCAAGACTTCCAGCAAGCGTACGAATGCCGCCAAGAAAGATGCGGCCAAGGTTGATACACCGGCATCCGCAGAATGA
- a CDS encoding N-6 DNA methylase has product MRKLLERCQPRHDIYTVFGHCTEAMAIAIANSVDLRERARREARYLDIIGRYGADVVESFPRVMAELALALEAGMGDVLGALFHDLELHNKAKGQFFTPYSLSRAMAAMLIGNPATLRESIETRGHLTAMEPACGSGSMVIALTDVLRSQGINYQRHLHVTAIDIDPRAVHMAYAQLSLLHVPARLIVGNTLSGEFREQWLTPAHILGGWTARLASASQDKTPNEMIPPVLAAKTAYSIGETEPAPDCNKPAPLPRQLSLF; this is encoded by the coding sequence ATGCGGAAGCTCCTCGAGCGCTGCCAGCCGCGCCACGATATCTACACGGTGTTCGGGCACTGCACGGAGGCGATGGCGATCGCGATCGCCAACAGCGTCGATCTGCGCGAGCGTGCGCGGCGCGAAGCCCGTTACCTCGACATTATCGGGCGCTACGGCGCCGACGTCGTCGAAAGTTTCCCACGGGTCATGGCCGAACTCGCCCTCGCGCTGGAGGCGGGGATGGGCGATGTGCTCGGCGCGCTGTTCCATGATCTCGAATTGCACAACAAGGCGAAGGGCCAGTTCTTCACGCCCTATTCGCTCAGCAGAGCGATGGCGGCCATGCTGATCGGCAATCCCGCCACCCTTCGGGAAAGCATAGAAACTCGCGGACATCTTACCGCCATGGAGCCGGCATGCGGGTCCGGTAGCATGGTCATCGCGCTTACCGACGTCCTGCGATCGCAAGGTATCAATTACCAGCGCCACCTCCATGTGACCGCGATCGATATCGATCCCCGCGCAGTCCACATGGCCTATGCGCAATTGTCGCTGCTGCACGTTCCCGCGCGCCTGATCGTCGGCAATACCCTTTCCGGTGAGTTCCGCGAACAGTGGCTCACACCGGCCCACATCCTTGGCGGTTGGACGGCCCGGCTCGCGTCAGCGTCCCAGGACAAGACCCCCAACGAAATGATTCCGCCTGTTTTGGCTGCGAAAACGGCCTACTCAATCGGTGAGACCGAACCTGCGCCCGACTGCAACAAACCAGCGCCGCTACCACGTCAACTCAGCCTCTTCTGA